In Geothermobacter hydrogeniphilus, a single window of DNA contains:
- the trkA gene encoding Trk system potassium transporter TrkA: MKILIIGTGQVGFFLCERLSLEGHEVTLIDRDGESLKRAEDRLNVLGIEGNGASAEVLEQAGIKETDIFIAVTDLDEVNILACLLAREYQVKTLVARVKSIEFSGRRAVLSKEKLGIDLLINPEDAVAEEIIKIAHRSGTFDVAEFVEGQIQFLGYRITAENPLCNLTLRELGALRGIYRFVVTAISRDGKTIIPRGDDVIQEGDRIFIVVHQNDLPAIQYMLEQKEEKKNRRRRAFILGGGHIGLHVAADLEKLGFDVRLIDRDEKRCEKLSASLRRTLVIHAEGTDVRTLCEEGINDADFFIAVTENDESNILCSLLARQHGVRRTLTLVNQPELLNLAPSLGIDACVSPRLAAASAILKYVRRGDIISLAAIEGSNAEVLELEVKADSQVINTPLRNLHFPAGAIIGAIVHDRTYEIPTGESRLQAGDRVVIFAMPEALAKVETFFARA, encoded by the coding sequence ATGAAAATCCTTATCATAGGAACCGGTCAGGTCGGATTTTTTCTCTGCGAACGCCTTTCCCTGGAGGGGCATGAAGTGACCCTCATCGACCGGGATGGAGAAAGCCTCAAGCGTGCCGAGGACCGTCTCAACGTCCTTGGAATCGAGGGAAACGGGGCCAGCGCGGAGGTTCTCGAACAGGCCGGCATCAAGGAAACCGACATCTTCATCGCCGTCACCGACCTCGATGAAGTCAATATCCTGGCCTGCCTGCTGGCCCGCGAGTACCAGGTCAAAACCCTGGTCGCCCGGGTCAAGAGCATCGAGTTCAGCGGCCGGCGGGCCGTCCTGTCGAAAGAAAAACTGGGCATTGACCTGCTGATCAACCCGGAAGACGCTGTCGCCGAAGAGATCATCAAGATCGCCCATCGCAGCGGCACCTTCGATGTCGCCGAGTTTGTCGAAGGACAGATCCAGTTTCTCGGCTACCGCATCACCGCGGAAAACCCGCTCTGCAACCTGACCCTGCGCGAACTTGGAGCATTGCGCGGTATCTACCGGTTCGTCGTCACCGCCATCAGTCGAGACGGCAAAACCATTATTCCGCGCGGCGATGATGTCATCCAGGAAGGCGATCGCATCTTCATTGTCGTCCACCAGAATGATCTGCCGGCGATCCAATACATGCTGGAACAGAAAGAAGAGAAGAAAAACCGCCGGCGGCGGGCCTTTATCCTCGGCGGCGGGCACATCGGACTGCACGTCGCAGCGGACCTGGAAAAACTGGGGTTCGATGTCCGGCTGATCGACCGCGATGAAAAACGCTGCGAAAAACTGTCCGCCAGCCTGCGTCGGACCCTGGTGATTCATGCCGAAGGGACCGACGTCCGCACCCTCTGCGAGGAAGGCATCAACGATGCCGATTTCTTCATCGCCGTCACGGAAAATGACGAAAGCAATATCCTCTGCTCCCTGCTCGCCCGCCAACATGGTGTCCGCCGGACCCTGACCCTGGTCAACCAGCCGGAGCTTCTCAACCTGGCCCCCTCGCTCGGCATCGACGCCTGCGTGTCACCGCGTCTGGCAGCGGCCAGCGCCATCCTCAAGTACGTGCGCCGAGGCGACATCATCTCCCTGGCGGCCATCGAGGGAAGCAACGCGGAGGTTCTGGAACTGGAAGTCAAGGCTGACAGCCAGGTGATCAACACCCCGTTGCGCAATCTCCACTTTCCAGCCGGGGCGATCATCGGTGCCATTGTTCACGACCGGACCTATGAAATTCCGACCGGCGAAAGCCGGTTGCAGGCCGGCGACCGGGTGGTGATCTTCGCCATGCCGGAAGCCCTGGCCAAGGTTGAAACCTTCTTCGCCCGGGCATGA
- a CDS encoding HNH endonuclease, with protein MEFYQDVSEEHLRRERARARELRKSQWWRNRIARGRCHYCRAEVAPRDLTLDHIVPLVRGGRSSRGNCVPACKECNSRKQSLLPIEWEEYLRKLQQEE; from the coding sequence ATGGAGTTTTATCAGGATGTGAGTGAAGAACATCTGCGTCGCGAGCGGGCCCGGGCTCGGGAATTGCGCAAAAGCCAGTGGTGGCGCAATCGGATTGCCCGGGGGCGTTGTCATTACTGCCGGGCGGAGGTTGCTCCGCGGGATCTGACCCTCGATCATATCGTGCCGCTGGTGCGTGGTGGTCGCAGCAGCAGGGGGAATTGCGTCCCCGCCTGCAAGGAATGCAACAGCCGCAAGCAGTCGTTATTGCCGATCGAATGGGAAGAATACCTGCGGAAACTGCAGCAGGAGGAGTAA
- a CDS encoding putative bifunctional diguanylate cyclase/phosphodiesterase has translation MKALQNQDPPTWLHNLMTFESADGAVSEDSRQFTSARGRTILVAQARWLLLLVFALYGLAAAVTFASSRYGLFVDTAQIVTLLVAVVTVFGYNTLCHFYYPVISRLRYVDHLQILFDLILVTLLVHYSGGAASWFWPVYLVVSIEAAVLLERRRQVLAMGSLGSLLYGGLLLAEYHGWVASVAMPFVDPILHSDGLYLGLSWFWVCVLNATVALISAFLMRIIRRENQAHRESEQRLVSFLDTANDLIFCVREDGSFIYTNRSWQQTLGYDSESLPQLKLQDIVQQDDKSRCISAFNNLLDGNSGGAIEGKMTARDGRAVNVEGSMTCSRQEDGERLVWGICRDITERKRAQDQLYHLAHHDALTGLPNRTNFIERLQQELAMAKRIGREVAVLFLDLDRFKMINDTLGHDSGDALLVEVAARLKKLLRETDAVGRLGGDEFAIVLGNLNCSADAERVAEKILKILAEPLQVNEHELFITTSIGVSHFPAHHNSPEELVKKADIAMYSAKAQGRNNFKVYNRAMDFDSERRMILETGIRRALERDEFRIHYQPKVDASTGEVTSLEALLRWQHPDLGLLPPADFISLAEETGLIFSIGEWVLRQVCHQVREWADLGLGDVRVAVNLSGYQLQQQNLVGQISQALEDAGVSPECLELEVTETVVMQNPDFAVAILRQLKELGICISIDDFGTGYSSLSHLRRFSINTLKIDKSFVQEVERNATDAAITQAIIAMGKSLDLKIVAEGVETEGQLEFLRGHDCHEIQGYLFSQPVAVDKVTEILRNGLDLKSLQAAT, from the coding sequence ATGAAGGCGTTGCAAAATCAAGATCCGCCGACCTGGCTGCACAACCTGATGACGTTTGAAAGTGCCGACGGGGCGGTTTCGGAAGACAGCCGACAGTTTACCAGCGCCCGCGGCCGGACTATTCTGGTCGCCCAGGCGCGCTGGCTGCTGTTGCTGGTGTTCGCTCTTTACGGTCTGGCGGCCGCAGTCACCTTTGCCTCCAGTCGTTACGGGCTGTTTGTCGATACCGCGCAGATTGTGACTCTGCTGGTCGCGGTGGTGACGGTTTTCGGCTACAATACCCTCTGCCATTTCTATTATCCGGTTATCTCCCGTCTGCGTTATGTCGATCACCTGCAGATCCTTTTCGACCTGATCCTGGTGACCCTGCTGGTTCACTACAGCGGCGGCGCGGCCAGCTGGTTCTGGCCGGTCTACCTGGTGGTCAGCATCGAGGCGGCGGTGCTGCTTGAAAGGCGGCGCCAGGTGCTGGCCATGGGCAGTCTCGGAAGTCTTCTGTACGGCGGACTGCTGTTGGCTGAATATCACGGCTGGGTGGCCAGTGTCGCCATGCCCTTCGTCGATCCCATCCTTCATTCCGACGGTCTTTACCTGGGGCTGAGCTGGTTCTGGGTTTGTGTCCTGAATGCCACGGTGGCCCTGATCAGCGCCTTCCTGATGCGTATCATCCGCCGGGAAAACCAGGCCCACAGAGAGAGTGAACAGCGTCTGGTCAGTTTTCTTGATACCGCCAATGACCTGATCTTCTGTGTCCGGGAGGATGGTTCCTTCATCTACACCAACCGCAGCTGGCAACAGACCCTGGGCTATGACAGCGAGTCGCTGCCGCAGCTCAAGCTGCAGGACATCGTGCAGCAGGATGACAAAAGTCGTTGTATTTCCGCTTTCAACAACCTGCTGGATGGAAACTCCGGGGGGGCCATCGAAGGGAAAATGACGGCCCGGGACGGCAGGGCCGTCAATGTCGAGGGCAGCATGACCTGCAGTCGCCAGGAGGATGGTGAGCGACTGGTCTGGGGGATCTGCCGTGATATCACTGAACGTAAACGGGCCCAGGATCAGCTCTATCACCTGGCGCACCACGATGCCCTGACCGGCTTGCCGAACCGGACCAACTTCATCGAACGGCTGCAGCAGGAACTGGCCATGGCCAAACGTATCGGCCGGGAAGTCGCGGTGTTGTTCCTGGATCTGGACCGTTTCAAAATGATCAACGACACCCTGGGGCATGATTCCGGCGACGCGCTGCTGGTCGAGGTCGCGGCACGGCTGAAAAAGCTGCTGCGTGAAACCGATGCCGTCGGCCGCCTCGGCGGTGATGAATTCGCCATTGTCCTTGGCAATCTCAATTGCAGTGCCGATGCCGAGCGGGTGGCGGAGAAAATTCTGAAAATTCTTGCTGAACCGCTACAGGTCAACGAACATGAACTTTTCATCACCACCAGCATCGGCGTAAGTCATTTCCCCGCTCATCACAACAGTCCCGAAGAACTGGTCAAGAAGGCCGACATCGCCATGTACAGCGCAAAGGCCCAGGGGCGCAACAATTTCAAGGTCTACAACCGGGCCATGGATTTCGACAGTGAACGGCGCATGATCCTTGAAACAGGAATCCGTCGTGCTCTGGAACGGGACGAATTCCGTATTCATTACCAGCCGAAGGTGGACGCCTCCACGGGCGAAGTGACGTCGCTGGAAGCTCTGCTGCGCTGGCAGCACCCCGACCTGGGGCTGTTGCCGCCAGCCGATTTCATTTCCCTGGCCGAGGAGACCGGGCTGATTTTTTCCATCGGCGAATGGGTTCTGCGGCAGGTCTGTCACCAGGTGCGGGAATGGGCGGACTTGGGTTTGGGTGATGTCCGGGTGGCGGTCAACCTGTCCGGTTACCAGTTGCAGCAGCAGAACCTGGTCGGCCAGATCAGCCAGGCCCTGGAGGATGCCGGGGTTTCACCTGAATGCCTGGAACTGGAAGTCACCGAGACGGTTGTGATGCAGAATCCTGATTTTGCCGTTGCCATTCTGCGGCAGCTCAAGGAACTGGGGATCTGTATTTCGATCGATGATTTCGGCACCGGCTATTCATCTCTTTCCCATTTGCGACGGTTTTCGATCAACACCCTGAAGATCGACAAATCCTTTGTGCAGGAGGTGGAACGCAACGCGACCGATGCCGCCATTACCCAGGCGATCATCGCCATGGGCAAGAGCCTTGATCTGAAGATCGTTGCTGAGGGGGTGGAGACCGAGGGGCAGCTCGAATTTCTGCGGGGACATGACTGCCATGAAATTCAGGGTTACCTCTTCAGTCAACCGGTCGCGGTTGACAAGGTCACTGAAATTCTGCGCAACGGCCTCGACCTCAAGTCCCTGCAGGCAGCGACCTAG
- a CDS encoding YkgJ family cysteine cluster protein, with translation MYERPDLHQFRSKVAATALRLLQRNPSAGGQSTAARAVQHLAEETLTRHRQHREKIACRPGCGDCCQVNVAVLDAETEAVCSYLRQHLTPGEFENLRQAAHKLHLRVGGLNDQERLLARSPCLFLDQKKRCSIYPVRPLLCRSLTSTDADRCREAITMAALDRSPPVLCHLWQQELFNQAFLGLADALRDAGLEPRSRQLVEAVWQRLQ, from the coding sequence ATGTACGAACGGCCAGACCTGCATCAATTCCGCAGCAAGGTTGCAGCAACAGCCTTAAGGCTGTTGCAACGCAACCCTTCCGCCGGAGGACAGTCAACCGCGGCGCGCGCCGTTCAGCACCTCGCTGAAGAAACCCTCACCAGGCATCGGCAGCACCGGGAGAAGATTGCCTGCCGCCCCGGATGCGGTGATTGCTGCCAGGTCAATGTCGCAGTTCTCGATGCCGAAACAGAAGCCGTCTGTTCCTATCTCCGGCAGCATCTCACTCCCGGGGAATTCGAAAATCTGCGCCAGGCAGCCCACAAGCTCCATCTTCGTGTCGGTGGATTGAACGATCAGGAACGCCTTCTGGCCAGAAGCCCCTGCCTCTTCCTCGACCAGAAAAAACGCTGCAGCATCTACCCGGTCCGCCCCCTGCTCTGTCGCAGCCTGACCTCCACCGATGCCGACCGTTGCCGGGAGGCGATCACCATGGCGGCCCTCGATCGGTCCCCCCCGGTCCTCTGCCATCTCTGGCAACAGGAACTTTTCAACCAGGCCTTTCTCGGGCTGGCCGATGCCCTGCGGGATGCCGGCCTCGAGCCCCGCAGCCGGCAGCTGGTCGAAGCCGTCTGGCAGCGGCTGCAATAG
- a CDS encoding ferritin family protein: MKPTLTPSSANRTGSSATRQALLDAVRTERDAMYFYLRAARTARDGRARRVFNNLAEDERRHIEWFLETYSGNDLPDLQTCLDRGRNEANDWLEELENTHATDSTDLAALQLAMRKEEELEQHLRRQAEKQTDLQIRRVYLANADATRQHYETIRAELQRLSGEQILT, from the coding sequence ATGAAACCGACATTGACACCTTCGTCCGCGAATAGGACCGGGTCCTCCGCAACCCGGCAGGCCCTGCTTGACGCCGTGCGGACCGAGCGGGACGCCATGTACTTTTACCTGCGCGCGGCACGAACCGCGCGTGACGGACGCGCCCGCAGGGTTTTCAACAACCTGGCGGAGGATGAACGTCGACATATTGAATGGTTCCTGGAGACCTACTCGGGAAACGACCTCCCCGACCTGCAAACCTGTCTTGACCGGGGACGCAACGAAGCCAATGACTGGCTGGAAGAACTGGAAAACACCCACGCCACCGACAGTACCGATCTGGCCGCACTGCAACTGGCGATGCGCAAGGAAGAGGAACTCGAACAACACCTGCGTCGGCAGGCGGAAAAACAGACCGATCTGCAGATCAGACGGGTCTACCTGGCCAACGCCGACGCTACCCGCCAGCACTACGAAACCATCCGTGCCGAACTGCAGCGACTGAGCGGCGAACAGATCCTGACCTGA
- a CDS encoding ferritin-like domain-containing protein: MESLTVQEAIKRSIMTEKSAMDFYRLGAGHMTNEQARKTFELLADEERDHARMFYDLYQGDDLPDFDTLMAADPAAENDWLSSTEKELFAQFDDRKAMEMAMQKEKSLAEHLQQMADRFDQPDVKEVFLKNVRSTDGHYQLIESEYARLMGMVHETDIDTFVRE; this comes from the coding sequence ATGGAAAGCCTTACCGTTCAGGAAGCCATCAAGCGCTCGATCATGACTGAAAAGAGCGCCATGGATTTTTATCGACTCGGCGCCGGCCACATGACCAACGAGCAGGCGCGTAAAACTTTTGAACTGCTGGCCGACGAAGAGCGTGACCATGCGCGGATGTTCTACGATCTCTACCAGGGAGATGACCTGCCGGATTTCGACACCCTGATGGCGGCCGACCCGGCGGCTGAAAATGACTGGCTGAGCAGTACTGAAAAGGAGCTTTTTGCCCAGTTCGACGACCGTAAGGCGATGGAAATGGCGATGCAGAAGGAAAAATCTCTCGCCGAGCACCTGCAGCAGATGGCCGACCGGTTCGACCAGCCGGATGTCAAGGAAGTTTTTCTTAAAAACGTCCGGTCCACCGATGGCCATTACCAGCTGATCGAATCGGAATATGCCCGTCTGATGGGCATGGTTCATGAAACCGACATTGACACCTTCGTCCGCGAATAG
- a CDS encoding bacteriohemerythrin — translation MTLSLKTKLALLSVMALSLLAFVIVVGVYFNDRIDQAHGLQVEIFRATEEVQQARVAEKAYLQFYDQSFARKLQEKLDEAIKHFDQLPTGEAIDTASLKKSLQDYRKTFSRVVSLHKQNESLDNKMKADLATVSKDLSTIEDAVRGREFDLQMEGETLSENEVNLLSLVRDSSNLALRMQNSLQKFLLSNDASHITAFKDYFRNVGQGVLAGLEQFSKASGEDDYIKPAVESRQLIESNLARLDNARELFGQQDATVMQLDSIGKQLLNGSETLLAAGSALKEAARSKAVLVISIATALGAGIFLFLSWLVMRSIIRPLHKGIELAETIQAGDLSQRMEVKGSDEIGRLADALNKMAESLEEKAEFATRIAAGDLSHEVRLSSNRDTLGRALKTMLEKLNNIFGTIHQASEQVAYGSTRVAESSQTLSQGATESASSLEEISATMNELASQTRTNAANADQANQLTSVAQGAAEKGNLQMQEMVEAMKEIAAAGQNISKIIKVIDEIAFQTNLLALNAAVEAARAGQHGKGFAVVAEEVRNLAGRSAKAARETAELIESSVTLTDKGGRIANQTAEALGEIVQGVNKVTDLVAEIACASNEQAEGIDQVNQGLTQIDNVTQQNTASAEESAAASEELSAQANQLLQILSQFKTQYQSDSDAPRSPHPVPETATGSWGGISFQSADPNELITWSDALSTGVDGMDKQHRKLVDMINELFVAMRDGRDKSAIAPILQQLIDYTASHFSAEEMLMKNHNYPGLEEHKKLHAQFVSKVLDFQKRFESGQRLTPAEVFNFLKGWLLYHIKAEDRDGYGVLLRETLN, via the coding sequence ATGACTTTATCACTCAAAACCAAGCTCGCCCTGCTCAGCGTGATGGCCCTGTCGCTGCTCGCCTTCGTCATCGTGGTCGGGGTCTATTTCAACGACCGCATCGACCAGGCTCACGGCCTGCAGGTTGAAATTTTCCGTGCCACCGAAGAGGTCCAACAGGCACGGGTCGCTGAAAAGGCCTACCTGCAGTTCTACGACCAGAGTTTCGCCAGGAAACTCCAGGAGAAACTGGACGAGGCCATCAAACACTTCGACCAGTTGCCCACCGGAGAAGCCATTGACACCGCGAGCCTGAAAAAAAGTTTGCAGGATTACCGGAAGACTTTTTCCCGGGTGGTCTCACTGCATAAACAGAACGAGTCGCTGGACAACAAGATGAAGGCTGACCTGGCGACCGTCTCAAAGGATCTGTCCACCATCGAGGATGCGGTTCGCGGCCGGGAATTCGACCTGCAGATGGAAGGAGAAACGCTCTCGGAAAACGAGGTCAACCTGCTGTCGCTGGTTCGGGACAGCAGCAACCTGGCCCTGCGGATGCAGAACAGCCTGCAGAAATTCCTGCTCAGCAACGACGCGTCCCATATCACCGCATTCAAAGACTACTTCCGCAACGTCGGCCAGGGGGTTCTCGCCGGGCTGGAACAGTTCTCCAAGGCGAGTGGTGAAGATGACTACATCAAGCCGGCGGTCGAAAGCCGGCAGCTGATCGAGAGCAATCTCGCCAGGTTGGACAATGCCCGAGAACTCTTCGGGCAACAGGATGCCACGGTCATGCAGCTGGATTCCATCGGCAAGCAATTGCTCAACGGCAGCGAAACCCTGCTCGCCGCCGGCAGCGCCCTGAAGGAAGCCGCCCGCAGCAAGGCGGTGCTGGTCATCAGCATCGCCACCGCTCTTGGCGCGGGCATCTTCCTCTTTCTCTCCTGGCTGGTGATGCGCTCGATTATCCGGCCGCTGCACAAGGGAATCGAACTGGCGGAAACCATTCAGGCCGGCGATCTTTCCCAGCGGATGGAAGTCAAGGGCAGTGACGAAATCGGCCGCCTCGCCGACGCCCTCAACAAAATGGCGGAAAGCCTTGAGGAAAAAGCCGAATTCGCCACCCGCATCGCCGCCGGCGACCTGTCACACGAGGTACGCCTGAGTTCGAATCGGGACACCCTCGGGCGGGCGCTGAAAACCATGCTCGAAAAACTCAACAACATCTTCGGCACCATTCACCAGGCGAGCGAACAGGTCGCCTACGGGTCAACCCGGGTCGCCGAATCGAGCCAGACTCTCTCGCAGGGGGCCACGGAGTCGGCCTCCTCGCTGGAGGAGATTTCCGCCACCATGAACGAACTCGCCTCACAGACGAGGACCAACGCCGCCAACGCGGATCAGGCCAACCAGTTGACCAGCGTCGCCCAGGGTGCGGCGGAAAAGGGCAACCTGCAGATGCAGGAGATGGTCGAGGCAATGAAGGAAATCGCCGCGGCCGGGCAGAACATCAGCAAGATCATCAAGGTGATCGATGAAATCGCCTTCCAGACCAACCTGCTGGCCCTCAATGCTGCCGTCGAGGCAGCTCGCGCCGGCCAGCACGGCAAAGGCTTCGCGGTGGTCGCCGAGGAGGTCCGCAACCTCGCCGGGCGCAGCGCCAAGGCGGCCCGGGAAACGGCCGAGCTGATCGAGAGTTCGGTCACCCTGACCGACAAGGGCGGTCGGATCGCCAATCAGACCGCCGAGGCGCTCGGCGAGATTGTCCAGGGTGTCAACAAGGTCACCGACCTGGTGGCCGAAATCGCCTGTGCCAGCAACGAACAGGCGGAGGGAATCGACCAGGTCAACCAGGGGCTCACCCAGATCGACAACGTCACCCAGCAGAACACCGCCAGCGCCGAGGAAAGCGCCGCCGCGTCCGAGGAGCTGTCGGCCCAGGCCAACCAACTGCTGCAGATCCTCTCGCAGTTCAAGACGCAATACCAGAGCGACAGTGATGCGCCCCGGTCACCGCATCCCGTCCCGGAGACAGCCACCGGAAGCTGGGGAGGGATCTCATTTCAGAGCGCCGACCCGAATGAGCTGATCACCTGGAGCGACGCACTGTCAACCGGGGTCGACGGGATGGACAAACAACACCGGAAACTGGTGGACATGATCAATGAGTTGTTCGTCGCCATGCGCGACGGCCGGGACAAGTCCGCCATCGCCCCGATTCTGCAGCAGCTGATCGACTACACCGCAAGTCATTTCTCCGCCGAGGAGATGCTGATGAAAAACCACAACTATCCGGGACTTGAGGAACATAAAAAACTGCATGCCCAGTTCGTCTCTAAAGTTCTCGATTTCCAAAAACGGTTCGAAAGCGGGCAACGCCTGACGCCGGCCGAAGTCTTCAACTTCCTCAAGGGCTGGCTGCTCTACCATATCAAGGCGGAGGATCGTGATGGTTACGGCGTCCTGCTGCGCGAAACCCTGAACTGA
- a CDS encoding cache domain-containing protein, which produces MQQNRTKLWIGFICAVSLFTLTGLAWGMSVDEGSIKKARDTAGTKPTVQMVMDKVNQGAALIAKEGPAAFPKFKGYDSDFIYAGTYIWIHSGDDGTMLMHPMKPKLEGRNVLPLKDKKGKLLFVEFNRVALEKGSGWVDYWWPKPGEKKPSQKVSYVKLAEYGGKKYVIGSGVYDITMDQIQAAMK; this is translated from the coding sequence ATGCAGCAAAACAGGACAAAACTCTGGATCGGATTCATCTGCGCGGTCAGCCTGTTCACCCTGACCGGCCTGGCCTGGGGCATGAGCGTCGACGAAGGCAGCATCAAGAAGGCCAGGGATACCGCAGGCACCAAGCCGACAGTACAAATGGTCATGGACAAGGTCAACCAGGGCGCGGCGCTGATCGCCAAGGAAGGCCCGGCCGCCTTTCCCAAATTCAAGGGGTATGACAGCGATTTCATCTACGCCGGGACCTACATCTGGATCCATTCCGGCGATGACGGCACGATGCTGATGCATCCGATGAAGCCGAAACTCGAAGGACGCAACGTATTGCCGCTGAAGGACAAGAAAGGCAAACTGCTGTTCGTCGAATTCAACCGCGTCGCCCTCGAAAAAGGGAGCGGCTGGGTCGACTACTGGTGGCCGAAACCGGGCGAGAAGAAACCCTCGCAGAAAGTTTCCTACGTCAAGCTGGCCGAATACGGCGGCAAGAAATACGTGATCGGTTCCGGCGTCTATGACATCACCATGGACCAGATCCAGGCGGCGATGAAGTAA
- a CDS encoding putative bifunctional diguanylate cyclase/phosphodiesterase — protein MKRVTLLLISLAVIASGGIILAACQLNMLSQFSALPALVTFALTILVAWLTARTRAAFARHDHLRRQFQQQSRLLQAVLRAIPAPIFFKDHRGIYLGCNRAFEAFIGLPREKIIGASVWDVAPRELADTYHRADSELMEQGGQQVYETEVQYADGSRHHVMFHKAVFAAADGSPAGLVGAMLDITDRKQVEQEIEELAYHDNLTGLANRSFFKQRLTEALTQAAISEQQLALLFLDLDRFKYINDTIGHAGGDRLLQLVAERLSCLIPAGGTLARLGGDEFVIMLTDVHNRNELEHFGNTLLKTLEKPFLLAGKQLHVSTSIGIARYPADGKDSSSLLKHADMAMYAAKEQGRNNLCFYRKRMTRQAAQRRDMETRLRQALDQGEFALVYQPQIDDRNGRIRGVEALLRWHHPRRGLVYPAEFIPIAEETGLIRTLGEWVLRESCRQLRTWRHAQLPNLRMAVNISGQQFKQPDFLTVVDRALREADFDPARLELEMELTETVLLHNVETTLRNLRGLKERGISLAIDDFGTGYSSLSYLKDFPIDRIKIDRSFVGEISHGGNAAAIVGTIIAMARSLGLAVIAEGVETAQQVEFLRQRDCFDMQGYYFARPMPAAVLERYLQNIQTGKNRRSPGLITCRAGLS, from the coding sequence ATGAAACGCGTCACATTGCTGCTTATCAGCCTGGCCGTCATCGCCTCCGGAGGCATAATCCTGGCGGCCTGCCAACTGAACATGCTGAGTCAATTCTCAGCATTGCCGGCGCTGGTCACCTTCGCCCTGACCATCCTGGTTGCCTGGTTGACGGCACGCACCAGGGCCGCGTTTGCCAGGCATGACCACCTCCGGCGCCAGTTCCAGCAGCAGAGCCGATTGCTGCAGGCGGTATTGCGGGCCATCCCGGCACCGATCTTTTTCAAAGACCACCGCGGAATCTACCTCGGTTGCAATCGGGCCTTCGAAGCCTTTATCGGTCTTCCACGGGAGAAGATCATCGGCGCCAGTGTCTGGGATGTCGCCCCCCGGGAACTGGCCGACACGTACCATCGGGCTGACAGCGAACTGATGGAACAGGGCGGACAACAGGTCTATGAAACCGAAGTCCAATACGCCGACGGCAGCCGCCATCACGTCATGTTTCACAAGGCGGTTTTCGCCGCCGCCGATGGCAGTCCGGCCGGTCTGGTCGGCGCGATGCTCGACATCACCGACCGCAAGCAGGTCGAACAGGAGATCGAGGAACTCGCTTACCATGACAACCTGACCGGCCTTGCCAACCGGAGCTTTTTCAAACAGCGCCTGACCGAAGCCCTGACCCAGGCCGCCATCAGCGAACAACAACTGGCGCTGCTCTTTCTCGATCTCGACCGATTCAAGTACATCAATGACACCATCGGCCATGCCGGAGGGGATCGCCTGCTGCAGCTGGTTGCCGAAAGACTTTCGTGCCTGATTCCCGCCGGCGGAACACTGGCCCGGCTGGGCGGGGATGAATTCGTCATCATGCTGACCGATGTCCACAACCGGAACGAACTGGAACACTTCGGCAACACTCTGCTCAAGACACTGGAAAAACCCTTCCTCCTGGCGGGCAAACAACTGCATGTTTCAACCAGCATCGGCATCGCCCGCTATCCCGCCGACGGCAAAGACAGCAGTTCTCTGCTTAAACACGCCGATATGGCAATGTACGCCGCCAAGGAACAGGGCCGCAACAACCTCTGCTTCTACCGGAAACGGATGACCCGGCAGGCCGCACAGCGCAGGGATATGGAAACCCGCCTGCGTCAGGCGCTGGACCAGGGAGAATTCGCCCTGGTCTACCAACCGCAGATTGACGACCGAAACGGCCGTATTCGGGGCGTCGAAGCCCTGTTGCGCTGGCATCATCCACGACGCGGGCTGGTCTACCCGGCTGAATTTATTCCGATAGCCGAAGAAACAGGGCTGATTCGCACCCTTGGTGAATGGGTTCTTCGTGAATCCTGTCGCCAGTTACGCACCTGGCGCCACGCACAGCTTCCCAACCTGCGGATGGCGGTCAACATCTCCGGCCAACAGTTCAAACAGCCTGACTTTCTTACCGTCGTCGACCGGGCCCTGCGGGAAGCGGATTTTGACCCCGCCCGTCTCGAACTGGAGATGGAGCTGACCGAAACCGTGCTGCTGCACAATGTCGAAACGACCCTCCGCAACCTCAGGGGACTCAAGGAGCGTGGTATCAGCCTGGCCATCGACGACTTCGGAACCGGTTACTCATCCCTCAGCTACCTCAAGGACTTTCCCATCGACCGCATCAAGATCGACCGCAGCTTCGTCGGAGAAATAAGTCATGGCGGCAACGCCGCCGCCATCGTCGGCACGATCATCGCCATGGCCCGCAGCCTGGGCCTCGCGGTTATCGCCGAAGGGGTGGAAACAGCACAACAGGTTGAATTTCTGAGGCAGCGGGATTGTTTCGATATGCAGGGCTACTATTTTGCCCGGCCGATGCCGGCAGCCGTTCTGGAACGTTATCTCCAGAACATCCAAACCGGTAAAAATCGCCGAAGTCCCGGTCTCATCACCTGCCGGGCGGGACTATCCTGA